From Solanum lycopersicum chromosome 8, SLM_r2.1, the proteins below share one genomic window:
- the LOC101267041 gene encoding pentatricopeptide repeat-containing protein At1g62350, which yields MWRQGQNLLRRAAVLNRSCGIRQMIAGSASSSSPSVSIWRRKKEMGKEGLMVAKELKRLQSDAVRFERFMKSNVSRLLKSDLVAVLAEFQRQDLPYLSMRLYEAVRKEIWYRPDMFFYRDMLFMLARNKKVDETKKVWEDLKKEGVLFDQHTFGDLVRAFLDGGLPLEAMQIYDEMRRSPDPPMSLPYRVMLKGLLPYPELREKVKDDFLELFPDAVVYDPPEDLFDDEEWRKESDDD from the exons ATGTGGCGTCAAGGTCAGAATCTTCTGCGGCGGGCGGCGGTATTAAACCGTAGCTGCGGAATCAGACAAATGATTGCTGGTTCAGCGTCATCTTCAAGCCCAAGTGTGTCTATATGGAGGCGCAAGAAAGAAATGGGGAAAGAAGGTTTAATGGTCGCCAAGGAGCTTAAGCGCTTGCAGTCCGACGCCGTTAGGTTTGAGCGGTTCATGAAGTCCAATGTTTCTCGCCTACTCAAATCTGACCTCGTCGCCGTTCTTGCTGAGTTCCAAAGACAAGATCTCCCTTACCTCTCCATGAGG TTGTATGAGGCTGTGCGCAAAGAAATATGGTATCGTCCAGACATGTTTTTTTACAGGGATATGCTTTTCATGCTTGCAAGAAACAAAAAGGTAGATGAAACGAAGAAGGTATGGGAAGATTTGAAGAAAGAAGGGGTGCTTTTTGATCAACATACATTTGGCGATCTTGTCAGGGCTTTTCTAGATGGCGGATTACCTTTGGAGGCAATgcaaatatatgatgaaatgaggCGCTCTCCTGATCCTCCTATGTCTTTACCTTATCGTGTTATGTTGAAGGGGCTACTTCCTTACCCCGAATTGAGAGAAAAAGTGAAGGATGACTTTCTGGAACTGTTCCCGGATGCTGTAGTTTATGATCCACCTGAAGATCTATTTGATGATGAGGAGTGGAGAAAGGAGAGCGATGATGATTAG
- the LOC138338006 gene encoding uncharacterized protein, whose translation MEVVPSSEFVFSIYVNGRRYIICLEQKECSCGRFQLDEIPCVHEIVVLKEKNIKDMHSYFSDYYNPDAFSKTYEISIVSMPYDEDWTVPENVVAENVYQPTYKRLAGRPRKRGKKNVDENIMVNIKLLWSRRPQQKNLYFLPK comes from the exons ATGGAG GTTGTTCCATCATCTGAATTTGTTTTCTCTATTTATGTAAATGGAAGAAGATACATTATTTGTCTTGAGCAGAAAGAATGTTCTTGTGGAAGATTTCAACTAGATGAGATACCTTGCGTACATGAAATCGTtgttttaaaggaaaaaaatattaaagatatgCATTCATATTTCTCTGATTACTACAATCCTGATGCATTTTCTAAAACATATGAGATTTCAATTGTTTCGATGCCATATGATGAAGACTGGACTGTTCCTGAGAATGTGGTAGCTGAAAATGTGTATCAACCTACATACAAACGATTAGCTGGACGACCAaggaaaagaggaaaaaagaatGTAGATGAAAATATTATGGTGAACATAAAATTATTGTGGTCAAGAAGGCCACAAcagaagaacttgtactttcttCCCAAATGA